The following proteins come from a genomic window of Puntigrus tetrazona isolate hp1 chromosome 15, ASM1883169v1, whole genome shotgun sequence:
- the pitpnaa gene encoding phosphatidylinositol transfer protein, alpha a gives MLIKEFRIVLPISVEEYQVGQLFSVAEASKNETGGGEGVEVLQNEPYEKDGEKGQYTHKIYHLQSKVPTFVRLLAPSSALSIHEKAWNAYPYCRTVLTNEYMKDNFLVMIETWHKPDFGEQDNVHKLDPEQWKKVEVVHIDIADRSQIDTKDYKPDEDPATFKSQKTGRGPLGPDWKKELPQKTDCPHMCAYKLVTVKFKWFGLQNKVENFIHKQEKRLFTNFHRQLFCWLDRWIHLTMEDIRRMEEETQKELNNMREKDPVKGMSAADE, from the exons ATGTTGATAAAGGAATT tcgAATCGTCCTGCCCATTTCTGTCGAAGAg TACCAGGTGGGTCAGCTGTTCTCGGTAGCAGAGGCCAGTAAGAATGAGACGGGTGGTGGAGAAGGGGTGGAGGTCCTGCAAAACGAGCCCTACgagaaagatggagaaaaaGGACAGTACACACACAAGATCTACCACTTGCAGag TAAAGTGCCAACTTTTGTACGGTTACTGGCCCCTTCATCTGCCCTGAGCATCCATGAGAAGGCCTGGAATGCTTATCCTTACTGTCGCACAG TCCTCACG AATGAGTACATGAAGGACAATTTTCTAGTCATGATTGAGACGTGGCACAAACCTGACTTCGGTGAACAGGACAAT gtcCACAAGCTTGACCCTGAACAGTGGAAAAAGGTCGAGGTGGTACACATTGACATTGCTGACCGGTCTCAGATCGACACTAAG GACTACAAGCCAGATGAGGATCCAGCCACATTCAAATCACAAAAGACTGGTAGAGGGCCGTTAGGACCCGACTGGAAG AAAGAGCTTCCTCAGAAGACGGACTGCCCTCATATGTGTGCCTACAAACTAGTCACCGTCAAGTTCAAGTGGTTTGGCCTGCAGAATAAAGTGGAGAATTTCATTCACAAG CAAGAGAAGCGTCTGTTCACCAACTTCCACAGGCAGCTCTTCTGCTGGTTAGACCGATGGATCCACCTGACCATGGAGGACATCCGCCGCATGGAGGAGGAGACGCAGAAAGAACTCAATAAC ATGCGAGAGAAGGATCCAGTGAAAGGAATGTCTGCTGCAGATGAATGA